GGTATCTCAAGAATTCCACTGCAAAAAATTTTAACGAAAAATAGTACATTCCAAAGTTATAAACTTAAAAACCGATTATTTAAAGAAGGATTTAAAGTTCCGAAGTGTGAGGAATGTGGGTGGGCACAAAAGTCTCCTGATGGACGTCTGCCTCTAGAGCTTGATCATATTAATGGCAATGCATCTGATAATCGTTTAGAGAATTTGAGGATTCTTTGCCCAAATTGTCATAGTCTTAAACCAACACATCGAGGAAGAAATACAAAATTGTTTGCCGGGATGGCGGAATAGGTATACGCGCGGCACTTAAAATGCCGTCCACTTTGTGGATGCGGGTTCGATTCCCGCTCCCGGCACCACGTCATACGTGATAGTAACGTTTGGCGTTGCACCATAAGATTTTTACAAAGAACACTCTAACGGGTGTTTTCTTTCATGTTGGTCAATCTATAAAGTTTTTGATAAAATAGTTTTATATAAAAGGAGCTGAAAATGAAAATAAATCAGAAACGGTTAGTTGATAATTTTATTAAACTGGTAAAAATTGATAGTGAATCAGGCGAAGAAAAAGAGATTATAAGTCATCTGAAAAAAGAACTTCAATCGTTAGGTTTTAAGACTTATATAGATAAGATTGGAAATTTAATCGCAAGTAATTCCAATAAACCGATAGTTGCTTTGATCGCTCATGTAGATACAGTAAAACCAGGTAAAGGCATTAAACCAATTATTACAAAGTCGGGTGTTATCAAGACGGATGGTAGCACTATACTTGGTTCTGATAACAAGGCAGGTATCGTAGCAATTTTAGAAATATTAAAATCTTTTAAAGATCATAAACAAAAAATAAGTTTAGAAATAGTTTTTACAGTGTCCGAAGAAGTAGGATTATTAGGTTCTTCTAGTCTAGATTTTAAAAAAATAAGATCAAAAAGGGCGATTAATTTAGATAGTAAGCCTGGTGATATTTGTGTCAGTGAACCTTCGGTAATGCATTTTGATATCGAAATTAAAGGTAGGGCTGCTCATGCTGGAATGGAACCAGAAAAAGGCATTAATTCTATCTTAGTTGCTTCAGAAGCAATAGCTAAGCTTAAATGGGGTAGAATTGATAAAGAGACTACTATCAATATAGGTATAATTAACGGAGGTATGGCAAGAAATATTATACCTCAAAGTGTTATATTGCAAGCAGAAGTTAGAAGTAGAAACCCTAAGCAATTTAAAAAATATTCCAGTGAGATTATTGCTGAATTTAATAAGGCA
Above is a genomic segment from bacterium CG_4_10_14_0_2_um_filter_33_32 containing:
- a CDS encoding peptidase M20 gives rise to the protein MKINQKRLVDNFIKLVKIDSESGEEKEIISHLKKELQSLGFKTYIDKIGNLIASNSNKPIVALIAHVDTVKPGKGIKPIITKSGVIKTDGSTILGSDNKAGIVAILEILKSFKDHKQKISLEIVFTVSEEVGLLGSSSLDFKKIRSKRAINLDSKPGDICVSEPSVMHFDIEIKGRAAHAGMEPEKGINSILVASEAIAKLKWGRIDKETTINIGIINGGMARNIIPQSVILQAEVRSRNPKQFKKYSSEIIAEFNKAVKKYSAKCKIISRQVSSAFIIKSSDYLVQLLINSCRSSKLKYRVIPIDGFTDASHFNRYGIKTVTAGAAGDNIHTTDESLRIKDLVNGTKIIHDTILELAKEG